The following nucleotide sequence is from Fructobacillus americanaquae.
TGAGGTTTTAAATGCCGTGACTCATGGTCTTGGCTTTATTTTAGCCGTGATTGCCAGTATCTTTTTAGCGTTAAAAATAGTTCGTGATGGTCGGACGAGTGGCATTGAAATCGCCGCGGTCAGCATTTATTTGACCTCGGTATCACTATTTTTACTAGCATCGACACTTTTTCACTCACTCGTTTTTACTAGGGCAGCCAAGATTTTCCAATTTATGGATCATGCCGGTATTTATCTTGTGATATTAGGCTCCTATACGCCCTATACCTGGTTAGTTTTGAAGGGAGGGTGGGGTTTTGGCATTTGGTCAGCCATCCTATTGATGACCATTGCCGGTCTGATTTATGATTTGTTTTTGGTCGGCCGCTTTCCCTGGTTATCTGTACTGATCTACCTAGTGATGGGCTGGCTTATTATTATTGCCATGCCGCTATTATGGACTGCCTTATCACCAGCTGCCTTTTGGCTACTTTTAGCCGGTGGCGTGGTATACTCTCTTGGAACCATTTTTTACCTAGTACCACGAATTCCCATGGGTCATGTTTATTGGCATGTTTTTGTTCTTGTTGGTGCCGGACTCATGTATTGCTCAATATATCTAACGCTTTAGATTTTGAAAGAAGGTCCAAAAGATGGAAAAGCTGGATTATCGTTTTCAAAGTGCCTGGACAGCCACGGCTTTAAGTAACCAAGAATCACCGATTGAGATTAACCAATCAGCCGTTTTTATGGGGGATGATTGGCAAGTTGACTGGACTAATTTTCAAAACACGCCGGTTAAGAAGAGTCAAGAGGTGATTGGCGATCAGTTTTATTGTCAGGGCCAGCTGATTTTAAATCAGCAGGCTTGGCATGTTGTGCGTTTTCACATTCATGATGGTGCTGAACATCTGATTGATGGCCAGCGCTATGCTGCCGAGATTCACATCGTTTGTCAAAATCAGCTTGGCCAAACGATGGTTGTTGGGGCCTTTGCTGAAGTCGACGAAAATCACCCGTTCATCTTTGCCCCACTATTTTCGGAAGAAAAAAAGATGGTCAATCTGCAGGATTTGCTGCCTGTGGAAAAGAGGGGTTGCTTCACCTATACGGGCTCGTTAACCACACCACCGTTGAAAAAAGACATTAATTGGGTGTTGTTAGACGAACCGGTGGGGATAAGTCCCCAAGATTTGGCGACTTTTGCCGAGGCCTATCCGGATAACTACCGGGAATGTCAGCCCTTATTCGGGCGGACGGTGGTTTATCACCACTTATCACCGATGCATCATTCAAAGTAAGTGCCAAAAGCCCGCAGGGCTTTTTTCAATGCCATTGTTTTCTTTTTGATCTAAGAATAAAATTGAGCAATGGTAAGTTAGCTTCTCTAACAAATGAGAAGCCTCTTTCACGCCATTCGTCATTTAAAAGGGGATTTTTTCATGACCAGTAATTCGAAAATGAATTTTTCGCAGATGAAACGGGCGGCCTTGGTCGTAGCTGCCGCCCTGTTTATGCAAATGCTTGATTCGACCATTGTCACAACAGCACTACCACAGATTGCAACTGATTTGAAAGTAGCCCAGAGTACGGCCTCATTACTCGTATCAGTCTATATGCTGTTTGCTGCCATTTTTATTCCATTGTCTGGTTGGTTAGCTAAAAAGGTTCGCCGTAAGAACTTATTTTTGCTGGCCGTCGGTCTTTTCACGGTTTCATCTGTGTTGGCCGGCCTCTTTAATAACTTAACCTATCTGTTGGTCATGCGCGCTATTCAGGGGATGTCCGGGGCATTGATGGTCCCTGTTGGCCGGCTAATTATTTTGGAAAATACAGAGCCAAAGAAAATGCTCCAAATCCTGTCTTACCTGGTATGGCCAGCACTCTTGGCACCGGCAATTGCTCCCTTACTTGGGGGTTATGTGATTGCGAGCCTATCCTGGCATTGGATTTTCTTTTTAAATTTGCCAATTGGCCTGTTAATTATTTTAACGGGAGTGTTTTTTATTTTGGATGATAACGAACGGGAGGACTTGCCCTTTGATTTATTTGGTTTCGTGCTTGTAGCGGTTGCCGGTGGGGGTCTCTTGATTGCTTCCGAAATGCTGTCACGCGGTCTCTCTCTTTTTTTCTGGGGCTTCTTGGTGCTTTTCGTGTCCCTCGTCTTTTTGGCCTTGGCCTGGCACCATCTTTCAGCGAGCGACCAACCGCTATTCTCCCTGGAGCCTCTAAAAGTAAAAACTTTTCGAGTCTATGAATCGGGCGGATCAATCTTTTGGATGACGATTGGTGCTTTGCCATACCTTTTGACCTTGCTTTTGCAAGTTGCCTTTCATTGGTCACCGATCATGGCTGGAACCTATGTTATTTTTATTTTTGTTGGCAATATTGCCATTAAGCCATTTACCACAGTAATTATTCGGCGGTTAGGCTACAAGTATGCTCTGGTAGTGGCCCTCAGTCTAGCAAGCTTAGCAACCTTGCTGATGGCAGCCTTTCATGCTGATAGTACAAAGGTCTGGATTGCCTTCGTTGCTTTTGTATCTGGTGTTGGCCGTTCATTAGCCTTGACTGCTTACAACTCGTTGTCCTTTTCAGAACTTTCAAAAGAGCAGAAGAATTCAGCCAATACCTTGACGTCGGTCCTACAAATGCTGTCACAGGCACTCGGAGTCGGAATTGCTGCGACAATTTTGGCTTTGCTTGGACAAGTGGTGAAAGTGACAACTGCTTATCAGCTAACTTTCTTGATTGTGGGGTTAGTTTCCTTGTATCCACTTATGGAGGTTTTAACCTTACCTAAGGATGCAGGTGCAAAAACTCTCAGTTAAATTTAATAAAAGAAGGCCAAACAGCTTTTTGTTTTGTTTTTTTGTGAAGAAAGTTGCTTTTTAGAAGTAGTCTAGTGGATAATAATGAATAACAATTATTAGGAGGCGCATATGGTAGCAAAGTATCAAGATGATTTTTATCAAGCAGTCAATCAGGAGTGGTTAAATCAGGCTGAAATTCCAGCCGACAAACCCGTGACTGGTGGCTTTTATGACTTGGCCGATAAAATTGAAGACTTGGAACGAGCCACAGTCAAAGAAATCGAAGCCGGTCAAAAGCAAGTCGCCGCTTTGGACCAGTTTGTTGCTCTCCATCAGTTAACCAAGGACTGGGACCGTCGTGGCCAAAATGAAGCCGGTCAAGTCCAACAATTCTTGCAGCCGTTGCTGAAGATTAAAAACTGGGATGACTTCCAAGAAGCCGAAGGGCAATTGATTTTGGATTCTTATACGACACCGTTAGCATTGACGGTTAGTCCAGATTCAAAGAATACGGCCCGCAATGAATTGTGGTTGGCCAATCCAGGGCTGATTTTACCTGATACAACGAGTTACCAGGACGAAGACAGCAAAAAGGAGCTGTTGGCTACTTGGTCGACAATGGTTACTGGGCTGTTGCAACGGTTTGGTTTTGCAGAGCTAGAGGCGCAGAAATTAGTTGATGACACGCTCGCTTTTGACCAACTTTTGGCAGATAGTGAAAGTTCTCGTGAAACGTTGTCGGATTATTGGAAGAATTACCATCCCACGGCCTTGGCTGATTTGACAAAACAATTCACCGACTACCGGATTGCTGAGGTGATTGAAAAGGTACTGGGGCAAAAGCCGGAAAAGGTGATCATCTTTGATGGGGCATTCTTCGCTCAGGCCAACGCTGTCTACCAAGAAAAGAACTTTGCCTTGATTAAGGCTTGGTCAATTGTTCAAAATATGCTCGATATTGCCAAATTATTGGGGAACCAAAGTCGCATCGATGCTGGTGTCTTTGGTCGAAAACTGTCTGGTGCTAAAGAGGCGGTTGATGCAGACAAGGCTGCTTTCCGTCAGGCTCGAGCCTTTTTTGCCCAAATCGTTGGTCGCTGGTACGGTCAAACCTATTTTGGCGAGGCCGCTAAAAAAGATGTCGAGAAGATGGTCCGTGACTTGATTGGCGTTTATGATGACCGCTTTGACCAACAACAGTGGTTGTCCGCTGCTACGCGCGAAAAGGCCAAGGTGAAGTTGGCTGCCTTGCAAGTCAAGGTCGGTTATCCTGATCAGATTCCCGCATACTTGGAGGATCGCAAAGTTGATGTTCACAAGACGCTCTTAGAAAACGTAGAAGCCTTTTCCAAGGCGGCCGTGGCCGATCACTTTAGCCGGTGGGGACAGGCACCGGATACGAGTCGTTGGGAAATGCCGGGTGATTTGGTAAATGCCTATTATTCACCAGAGTTTAATCAAATTGTCTTCCCGGCAGCTATTTTGCAAGCACCATTTTATGATTATCATCAATCATCAAGCCAAAACTTTGGCGGAATTGGGACGGTGATTGCCCATGAAATTACTCACGCCTTTGACACTAACGGTGCGCGTTATGATGAACATGGAAACCTGAAAGAATGGTGGACCAAGGAAGACTTCGAACACTTTGAGCAGAAGACACAGGCGGTGGTTGCTGCTTTTGATGGACAGGATTCGGCTGGTGCCAAAATTAATGGGCACTTGACGGTTTCCGAAAACGTTGCTGACTTGGGTGGTGTCTCTGCCGCTTTGGCAGCCGCTAAGGAACAAAAGGACTTTGATGCGAAGGCCTTCTTTGAAAATTTTGCAACATTGTGGCGACAAAAGGCAGCACCGGCTTACCTGGCCATGCTAGCGAAGATTGATGTCCATGCACCGGCGAAGTTGCGGACGAATGTTATCTTGCCGAACTTTGATGACTTCCACCAAACTTATGGCATTCAGGCAGGAGATAGGATGTGGCTGGATCCAGACAAAAGAATCCAAATTTGGTAATTTCAAGGTTGGCATGATGATGGATTGAATCCTTCTAGCGATAGTGTGCAAGTTTTAAAATAGCAAATGGCATAAAAAATCTCTTACCAAAGTTTTCATTCCAGTAAAAGATAGGTCAGTAGTTATTAGGACTAATGACGAGCCGTGGTTATTTCATATAACGAAATGATATAAGTGATCATTTCATAAAAGCAAGCAGGGAACCCGCAATTAATTTATGTCGGGTTCCTTTTTATTACTTAGACAGCCTTCAATTGCCTGTGGGAGGTTGTTTTAATCGTTAAGAATGGGAAGGAAAGGTGTGTAATATTGGTTGCTGCATGATTTTTTTCTTCGTGCTTCCTAGATCAGAAAATTTCAAAACCCTGACATTAGTCAGGATGTGCTTCACATATAATCTTTAATCACGCTTATACAAAGCACTAGTCAATGTCAATTTGCTGATAATAAAAAACCTCAAAATGGAGATAAAATTCTGAGGTTTATATCGCTTTTTCAAGTCTAAGTATTTAAACAAACAATTGTAACTAGTCCTTGACGTAAAAAACAAATGATGAGTATAAGTACTTCAATAGTGGTTGATTAAATTTTTGATATCTTTTTTTCATGCGTCGAATCCATTTTGTAATGGTACTCTGGTGATAATATTGTTCAAATTCTTGCTTATTTATATTTAGAATAACCAACTGATCACTCTCCGAGGTATTAAGCATCGTAAGCCGATAACATTCTTCTGTTTCAATTACCCCCCACAGTAGGTAAAATTTATGTTTTTTTGAAAATATATTGAAAAGAGCCATTTTCTTATTCGTTACATGGTCCATATACTTTTTTAACCATTCATTATTATTGGAAACAGTTTTTAAGTTAATAACACCATCCTGTTTACTAAATGAATACTTGATTGCTTGTCGGATAAAGTAGACAATTTTAATCCAGCTAATAAGCATCAGGCAAGTGATGATTATAAGAAGGTACTGGAAAATGATTACTTTCATTGTTGGTATAGTAATATTGTGGGCTGCATGCATCCGTGATAGATTATCCATAAATAAATAGATATCTATCCTAATCAGAATAACGTGATTAATATTTGCCATTTTAAATTTCTTTTAGCTTTTCTTTCAAGTGATTTTTGAATGTACTTAAATTCGTTCATTAGTTATTTACTCCTCTAATTTAACAGGCAAATATTAAACTGCCTCTGGTGCAAAAAGTGTGATGACTGTGATGACAATGAGGGCTATCATACTGTCAATGCTATTTTGGGCTGTCATGACTGATGGCAATTGGTTGGTGGCATCCAAAATCGATGGAATAGCACTTTTAGTTGATTGCTGTTTTATTATTTAATCTTAAATCATTCTGAATTAAGGTTAACATCGTTTGAAAATCTTTTTTATGGTGATATCAATTGGATTTGTCAAATTCTTGACCAGCTTTGGTGTGGATGTGCAAGCAAAATCAATTGCGATTAATTCAAATTAGTATAGGTCTTGCCAATTGACGAGATTTTTGGAATAATCACCTAAAATAATCAAAAAATCAGAAAAAAGACTTGCCACTCGTAATAATTCTTGTTATTATAGAATAGTTGTTTAGCAAACGGGAGTGTAGCGAAGTCTGGCTAAACGCGACGGACTGTAACTCCGTTCCTTCGGGTTCGTAGGTTCGAATCCTACCGCTCCCATTGCCGCGCTTCAGGCAAAATAGAAGCATTGCCCCTTGGCCAAGTGGTAAGGCAGAGGTTTTTGGTACCTCCATGCGCTGGTTCGATCCCAGCAGGGGCAACTAAGATGCCGGTTCAGTGATGAACCGGTTTTTTTGTCGTTTTTTGATTTAAAAAAGTGATTTTGATGTGGGGTTGATTTAGAATCGTTATCTTTTCAACCTTTTCACAAGAAAATTCTATGAGACCCCAAGACTTTTACAACTTTTTGCTTTATAATTGGTCTTGTTTAAACAAAGAATATTTGGAGGCAATTATGGCAAAATTAGCAGTAACTGACTTGGCCGTGAGTGGCAAGAAGGTTTTGATGCGTGTGGACTTTAATGTCCCTATCAAAGATGGTGTGATTGGTAACGATAACCGAATCGTAGCCGCATTACCAACAATCAAGCACGTTATCGCCGAAAACGGTCGTGCAATCTTGTTCTCACACTTGGGTCGAATCAAGTCAGAAGAAGACAAGCCAGGTTTGTCACTTGAACCAGTAGCAAAGCGCTTGGGCGAATTGCTTGGACAAGAAGTTATTTTTGTTCCTGAAACACGTGGTGCTCAATTGGAACAAGCTATTGCTGATTTGAAGGACGGTCAAGTATTGATGGTCCAAAACACTCGTTATGAAGATGTTCATAACGGTGAACAAGTTAAGCTTGAATCAAAGAACGACCCTGAATTGGGTAAGTACTGGGCTTCACTTGGTGATGACATGTTCATCAACGATGCCTTTGGAACTGCTCACCGTGCCCACGCTTCAAACGTTGGTATTGCTTCAAACGTTGACCAAGCTGCAGCCGGCTTCTTGATGGAAAAGGAAATCAAGTTCTTGGGTGACGCTGTTGATACACCAAAGCGTCCATTCGTTGCCATCATTGGTGGTGCCAAGGTTTCTGACAAGATTGAAGTTGTTCA
It contains:
- the trhA gene encoding PAQR family membrane homeostasis protein TrhA, producing MEIKKHGKAYQIVYEVLNAVTHGLGFILAVIASIFLALKIVRDGRTSGIEIAAVSIYLTSVSLFLLASTLFHSLVFTRAAKIFQFMDHAGIYLVILGSYTPYTWLVLKGGWGFGIWSAILLMTIAGLIYDLFLVGRFPWLSVLIYLVMGWLIIIAMPLLWTALSPAAFWLLLAGGVVYSLGTIFYLVPRIPMGHVYWHVFVLVGAGLMYCSIYLTL
- a CDS encoding carbonic anhydrase family protein, whose product is MEKLDYRFQSAWTATALSNQESPIEINQSAVFMGDDWQVDWTNFQNTPVKKSQEVIGDQFYCQGQLILNQQAWHVVRFHIHDGAEHLIDGQRYAAEIHIVCQNQLGQTMVVGAFAEVDENHPFIFAPLFSEEKKMVNLQDLLPVEKRGCFTYTGSLTTPPLKKDINWVLLDEPVGISPQDLATFAEAYPDNYRECQPLFGRTVVYHHLSPMHHSK
- a CDS encoding MFS transporter — translated: MTSNSKMNFSQMKRAALVVAAALFMQMLDSTIVTTALPQIATDLKVAQSTASLLVSVYMLFAAIFIPLSGWLAKKVRRKNLFLLAVGLFTVSSVLAGLFNNLTYLLVMRAIQGMSGALMVPVGRLIILENTEPKKMLQILSYLVWPALLAPAIAPLLGGYVIASLSWHWIFFLNLPIGLLIILTGVFFILDDNEREDLPFDLFGFVLVAVAGGGLLIASEMLSRGLSLFFWGFLVLFVSLVFLALAWHHLSASDQPLFSLEPLKVKTFRVYESGGSIFWMTIGALPYLLTLLLQVAFHWSPIMAGTYVIFIFVGNIAIKPFTTVIIRRLGYKYALVVALSLASLATLLMAAFHADSTKVWIAFVAFVSGVGRSLALTAYNSLSFSELSKEQKNSANTLTSVLQMLSQALGVGIAATILALLGQVVKVTTAYQLTFLIVGLVSLYPLMEVLTLPKDAGAKTLS
- a CDS encoding phosphoglycerate kinase gives rise to the protein MAKLAVTDLAVSGKKVLMRVDFNVPIKDGVIGNDNRIVAALPTIKHVIAENGRAILFSHLGRIKSEEDKPGLSLEPVAKRLGELLGQEVIFVPETRGAQLEQAIADLKDGQVLMVQNTRYEDVHNGEQVKLESKNDPELGKYWASLGDDMFINDAFGTAHRAHASNVGIASNVDQAAAGFLMEKEIKFLGDAVDTPKRPFVAIIGGAKVSDKIEVVQSLLKKADKVIIGGGMAYTFDAAKGNKIGKSLFEADKVDLAKELMEEAGDKLVLPIDAVAADNFANDAKTVTVDSDAGIPDGYMGLDIGPKSIDLFKQVLSDAKTVVWNGPMGVFEMENFAKGTLAIGNALVDVTKNGGTTIVGGGDSTAAVQALGVADQLSHISTGGGASLEYLEGKTLPGIQSLTDK
- a CDS encoding M13-type metalloendopeptidase codes for the protein MVAKYQDDFYQAVNQEWLNQAEIPADKPVTGGFYDLADKIEDLERATVKEIEAGQKQVAALDQFVALHQLTKDWDRRGQNEAGQVQQFLQPLLKIKNWDDFQEAEGQLILDSYTTPLALTVSPDSKNTARNELWLANPGLILPDTTSYQDEDSKKELLATWSTMVTGLLQRFGFAELEAQKLVDDTLAFDQLLADSESSRETLSDYWKNYHPTALADLTKQFTDYRIAEVIEKVLGQKPEKVIIFDGAFFAQANAVYQEKNFALIKAWSIVQNMLDIAKLLGNQSRIDAGVFGRKLSGAKEAVDADKAAFRQARAFFAQIVGRWYGQTYFGEAAKKDVEKMVRDLIGVYDDRFDQQQWLSAATREKAKVKLAALQVKVGYPDQIPAYLEDRKVDVHKTLLENVEAFSKAAVADHFSRWGQAPDTSRWEMPGDLVNAYYSPEFNQIVFPAAILQAPFYDYHQSSSQNFGGIGTVIAHEITHAFDTNGARYDEHGNLKEWWTKEDFEHFEQKTQAVVAAFDGQDSAGAKINGHLTVSENVADLGGVSAALAAAKEQKDFDAKAFFENFATLWRQKAAPAYLAMLAKIDVHAPAKLRTNVILPNFDDFHQTYGIQAGDRMWLDPDKRIQIW